In Denitratisoma sp. DHT3, one DNA window encodes the following:
- a CDS encoding arylsulfatase: protein MRTLRGFWRLCLGCLLALGLLPLAQAAGKPNILVIMADDVGYWNVGAYNHGMMVPTPNIDRIAREGMLFTDHYGEPSCTAGRAAFITGQMPIRTGLTTVGQPGDRIGISEKDPTVAEVLKKQGYRTGQFGKNHLGDRNEFLPTVHGFDEFYGNLYHMNTEEEPEQMDWPKDPGFNQRYRPRGVIRATASTEDDPTVDPRFGKVGKQKIQDTGPLTKKRMETIDDEFTDAAFDFMDRSSKSGKPFFTWLNTTRMHVYTHLKSESRYLAQPYSSDYDVYGSGMMELDKNVGRILKWLEDKKLADNTIVIFTTDNGAMSAWWPDGGSTPFRGEKATTWEGGVRVPMLVRWPGRIKPGSVSNGIQSHLDILPTLAAAAGDPNTVEELKTSQKVHLDGVNNLEHWQGKAPSARNFFIYYNERELTAVRVGPWKGHFKTREGFFDWNKPAALLFNLRMDPFEKQDGEKSQHMAMEKSWIGGLFKDVLGQHMMSLRQFPPRQKGGSLSIEVN from the coding sequence ATGCGGACCCTACGCGGATTCTGGCGGCTATGTCTGGGGTGCCTGCTGGCACTCGGCCTGCTCCCCCTGGCCCAGGCGGCCGGCAAGCCCAACATCCTGGTCATCATGGCCGACGACGTGGGCTACTGGAACGTCGGCGCCTATAACCACGGCATGATGGTGCCCACCCCCAATATCGACCGCATCGCCAGGGAAGGCATGCTGTTCACCGACCACTACGGCGAGCCCAGTTGTACCGCCGGCCGCGCCGCCTTCATCACCGGCCAGATGCCGATCCGAACGGGCCTGACCACCGTCGGCCAGCCGGGCGACCGCATCGGCATCAGCGAGAAGGACCCGACCGTGGCCGAGGTGTTGAAGAAGCAGGGCTATCGCACCGGCCAGTTCGGCAAGAACCATCTGGGCGACCGCAACGAGTTCCTGCCTACCGTGCATGGTTTCGACGAGTTCTACGGCAACCTCTACCACATGAATACCGAAGAGGAGCCCGAGCAGATGGACTGGCCCAAGGACCCGGGCTTCAACCAGCGCTACCGGCCGCGCGGCGTGATCCGCGCTACGGCCAGCACGGAAGACGACCCCACGGTCGATCCGCGTTTCGGCAAGGTCGGCAAGCAAAAGATCCAGGATACGGGCCCGCTGACCAAGAAGCGCATGGAGACCATCGACGACGAGTTCACCGACGCGGCGTTCGACTTCATGGATCGTTCCTCCAAGTCCGGCAAGCCCTTCTTCACCTGGCTCAACACCACGCGGATGCACGTCTATACCCATCTCAAGTCCGAGAGCCGCTATCTGGCCCAGCCGTATTCGTCGGACTATGACGTCTACGGCAGCGGCATGATGGAACTGGACAAGAACGTGGGGCGCATCCTCAAGTGGCTGGAGGACAAGAAACTGGCCGACAACACCATCGTGATCTTCACCACCGACAACGGCGCCATGTCCGCCTGGTGGCCCGATGGCGGTTCGACGCCCTTCCGCGGCGAGAAGGCCACTACCTGGGAAGGCGGCGTGCGGGTGCCGATGCTGGTACGCTGGCCGGGCAGGATCAAGCCGGGTTCCGTCTCCAATGGCATCCAGAGCCACCTGGACATCTTGCCCACCCTGGCGGCGGCGGCCGGCGATCCCAATACCGTGGAAGAACTCAAGACCAGTCAGAAAGTTCATCTCGATGGGGTGAACAATCTGGAGCATTGGCAGGGCAAGGCGCCATCGGCCCGCAATTTCTTCATCTACTACAACGAGCGCGAACTGACCGCCGTGCGCGTCGGTCCCTGGAAGGGCCATTTCAAGACTCGCGAAGGCTTCTTCGACTGGAACAAACCGGCGGCCCTGCTGTTCAATCTGCGCATGGACCCGTTCGAGAAACAGGATGGCGAAAAGAGCCAGCACATGGCCATGGAAAAGAGCTGGATCGGCGGCCTCTTCAAGGACGTGCTGGGCCAGCACATGATGAGCCTGAGGCAGTTCCCCCCGCGCCAGAAAGGCGGTAGCCTGAGTATCGAAGTCAACTGA